TCGCCACCCACCGCCGGGTGCGGGACCGCCTCCTCGCGCACCCGGAGGACACCGAGTACCTGGAGCGGGTGATCGACGAGACGTTGCAGCACTTCCCGCTGTTCGGCGTGGCCCACCGGATCACCACCGGCGAGATCGCCCGCGCGGGACGTCCACCCATCCCGGCGGGATCGGTGCTGCTGTTCCACTACCCCGAGTACCAGCGGTCGGGGACCGCGGACCACCGCCGGTTCGACCCGGACCGGTGGCTGTCGCCGGAGACCAGGCCCGCCACGGCCATCCCGTTCGGGGTGACCGCCAACCGGCCGTGCCCGGCCCGCGGCTTCGCCGTGCTCACCATGCGGGTCGTGGCGCAGGAGGTCCTGCGGCGCTACCGGCCGGAGTCCACGGCCGAGCACACCCGGTCGCTGCCCAGCCGCGGCCCGTGCCTGCTGGTGCCGCACACCGGCGCGGCCGTCCGGGGCCTGCGCGTCCGGCTCGCGGTGCTGCGGCTGGGCGACCTGTGGGCGGGCATCCCCCGCAGCCTGGTGCAGCTCGCGCTGGGCACCTACATGGTGTGGGACGCCCGGCGGCAGGGCCTGTGCCGCAACCACTTCGCCTCGGCGGGCGGCACCGAGCCGTCCGTCGTCGGCGGCCGGTGAGGGAGGTGGAACGGTGACCCCGGTGCAACTGGCGCCCGCGTTCTTCCTCGCCGCCGTCGTGATCCTGTTGACGTGCCGGGTGGTCGTGCTGGTGACCGGCCGCTTCGGGCAGCCGCCGGTGGTCGGCGAGATGATCGCCGGCGTGCTGCTCGGCCCGTCGCTGTTCGGGCTGGTCGCCCCCGGCGCGTCGGCGGCGGTCTTCCCGCCGCAGTTGGGGCCCGTGCTGTACGTGGCGAGCCAGATCGGCCTGGTGGTGCTGATGTTCCGCGCCGGGTACGAGTTCCGGGCGCACGCGGGCCGCGAGCTGATCGGGACCGCCGCGGTGGTCTCCGCGGCCGGAGCGCTGCTACCCCTGGTGCTGGGGATCGTCCTGACCGTCGTGGCGCACGGCCGCGTGGACGTCTTCGTGGACGGGGTGTCGGTGTGGGTGACCGCGGCGTTCGTCGGCGTCACCCTCGCGGTCACCGCCTTCCCGATGCTGGTCCGCATCATCACCGAGCGCGGGCTGGCCGGGTCCAGGTACGGCTCGCTGGCCCTGGCGTCGGGGGCCGTGGACGACGCCGTCGCCTGGCTGCTCCTCGCCGGTGTGCTCAGCGCGGCCTCGGGCGAGCCGGGGCCGATCCTCACGGCGGTGGGCGGTTCCCTGGTGTTCCTGGCGGTGCTGGCGCTGCCGGGGCGCAGGGTCCTCGCGTGGATCGTGACGCGGCCCGGGTCCAGCGACGAGACGAGGTTGCTGCTGACCGTCGCCGTGCTGTTCTGCGGGGCGTGGTTCACCGACGTCATCGAGCTGTACGCGGTGTTCGGGGCGTTCTGCGTCGGCATGGCCATGCCGCGCCACGAGGCGTCCGACCGGGTGGTGCGCACCACGCAGGCGATGACGCAGGTGGTGCTGGTACCGCTGTTCTTCGCCTACTCCGGCCTCAACACCCGCTTCGACCTGTTCGCCGACCCCGCGGTGCTGGCGTTCGCCGCGGCGGCCGTCGTGCTCGCCGTGGTCGGCAAGTTCGGCGGCTGCTGGGCGGCGGCCCGGCTGCGCGGGGAACCGGCGTCGGTGGCGGTCCGGGTCGGCACGCTGATGAACGCGCGCGGCCTCATGCAGCTCATCGCGCTCAACATCGGGTTGCAGGCGGGCATCGTCGGCCCGGCGATGTTCACCGCGCTGGTCCTGGTCGCGCTGGTGACCACGGTGATGACGGTCCCGGTGCTGCGGTGGCTGGACCGCCGGGACGCCCGTGCCGACAGCGCTTCGGAGGTCGTGGTGAAGTGGCACTGAGCGGCGCCGAAGCCCTTGTGGCGCAACTGGAGCGGGAAGGGGTCCGGCACGTCTTCGGCGTGCCGGGCGTCCAGCTCGACCACGTGCTGGACGCGCTGGCCCGCTCGCGCGGGCGGATCGCCTACCTCGCCGCCCGGCACGAACAGGGGGCGGCGCACATGGCGGAGGCGTACGCCCGGACCACCGGACGCCCCGGTGTCTGCCTGGTCGTCCCCGGGCCCGGGGTGCTCAACGCGCTGCCCGCCCTGGCCACCGGGTACGCCTGCTCGTCGCCGATGCTGTGCGTGGCGGCCGACCTGCCGTCCACGCTGGCCGGCCGGGGCCTGGGGATGTTGCACGAGCTGCCCGACCAGGCCGGCGTGCT
This DNA window, taken from Saccharothrix variisporea, encodes the following:
- a CDS encoding cation:proton antiporter, which codes for MTPVQLAPAFFLAAVVILLTCRVVVLVTGRFGQPPVVGEMIAGVLLGPSLFGLVAPGASAAVFPPQLGPVLYVASQIGLVVLMFRAGYEFRAHAGRELIGTAAVVSAAGALLPLVLGIVLTVVAHGRVDVFVDGVSVWVTAAFVGVTLAVTAFPMLVRIITERGLAGSRYGSLALASGAVDDAVAWLLLAGVLSAASGEPGPILTAVGGSLVFLAVLALPGRRVLAWIVTRPGSSDETRLLLTVAVLFCGAWFTDVIELYAVFGAFCVGMAMPRHEASDRVVRTTQAMTQVVLVPLFFAYSGLNTRFDLFADPAVLAFAAAAVVLAVVGKFGGCWAAARLRGEPASVAVRVGTLMNARGLMQLIALNIGLQAGIVGPAMFTALVLVALVTTVMTVPVLRWLDRRDARADSASEVVVKWH